The Polyangium mundeleinium genome contains the following window.
CTGGGTGCAATCGAAGGCCGGCACCTCGCCGAACGCCGACCAGAGCGTGGGCATCCGGATCGAGCAGAACCGGATCGAGAAAAACCATTTCATCGGGATCGGCGTGACCAACAACGCCCGCGCGATCATCGTGCAGAACCAGAGCATCAGCGGGACGATCGCGGGGGAGATCATGGCGAACGGGATCCCCACCAAGATCGGCGACGGGCTCGGCGTGTACGCCGGCGCGAGCGCGCACGTCGACAAGAACATGATCTCCTCGAACGCGCGCGTGGGCGCGGTGTTCTTCGGGGCCTCGAACATGTGCGTCGTGACGAACAACACGTTCGAGAAGAACAACGAGGGGTCGATCATCGTGCAAAACGTGGACGGTCTCGTGCTCGATTCCAACGAAGCCGACGTCCCGCCCGTCGCGCCGGCCATTCCGATCGGCGTCGATTCGTCCGATCTGTGATCCCACCCCGGCGGGCGTCTGACGACGCGCGCCCGCCTCCCCCTCTCGATCAAACCGATAACGACGCGGCGAGCGCTCTCGTCTCCTCGGCGAGCTTGTTCATGTTCGCCGATTCGAAAATGGAGATGCTCTCGTCGAGGAAGCGGGTCGCCTCGGCGCGCAGGGCATCGTCGCCCTTCGCGCTCGCGTGGAGCACACGCGCCATCGTGCGGCGCGCCGTGCCCCGCATATAAGGCGAGCTCACGCGGTCGGCGAGCTCGATGCAGCGCTCGGCGTGCCCCTTCGCCGCGTCGAGCTCGCCCGTGACGAGGTGGCATTCGGCGAGCGCGCGGTGCGCCTCGGCGAGGCCGCGCAAGGAGCCGAGCCGCTCGTGCAGGACCTCGGCCCGCGAGAGCGTACGAATGGCCGCGCGGGCGTCGCCGCGGGCGAGCTCGAGCTCGCCGACGTTGCTCAGGATGATCGAGCGGTGCTGGACGAGGTCCCAGCGCTCGGTTTGTTCGAGCGCCTCGCGCCAGGTGGACTCGGCCAGATCGAGGCGGCCGCGGAAGTAATGGAGGGCCGCGAGCCCATTGTAGGCGTCGACGGCCTCGACGGGCGCATTCGCCGCGATGGCGCGCTCGATGGCCCGCTGGTAGGTCGGTTCGCCCTCGTCGTACCGACCCGTGTGCAGATACCCATTTCCGAGGACGCGGTACGCCGAGGAGAGGGCGCGCTCCCATTCCTGCGTGCGCGCGGCGGCGTCGCCTTTTTCGTGGGATTCGAGGACGCGGCGGAGGTGATCGGCCGAGGCGCGATGATCGCCGAGGTGGACGCTCGCCCCCATCGCGCCCGTGAGCGCCCGGAGCGCGAGCAGGCTCTCGTCCTCGCCGAGCCATTGTCCGGCGAGGACAAACGATTCCCGCGCGTCCGCATAGCGGCTGAGGTGCTGGAGCGCCCAGCCCTTTTCGATGGCGACGCGGGCCTTTTCGTCGGCGCGGTCGCCGAGGTCGGCGGCGCGGGCGAGCGCGTCGTCGGCGACCTCGATGGCGCGCGCGAGGCTGCCCGCGAGCACGAGCTCGTGCGCGAGGCTGCCCGCGAGGGAGAGGAGCTCGCCAAGCCGCGCGGGCGCGTCCATGGCCGAGGAGGGCATTTCGAGGAGGATCTCGCGGGACGCTTCGAGCATCCGCACGGCCTCCTCGATCGCATGGGTGCGCATGGCGCGCTCCGCGGCGCGGCGCTTGTACGGCAGGGCGAGGGCGAGCTCGCCGGCCTCGCGAAAATGGTGGCCGATGAGGTCGTCGTGCGGGCCGGGGGAGCCGCCCGTGGCGCGTTCGAGCCAGAGCGCCGCGGCCCGGTGGAGCGCGCGCCGCCGCGCCTTGGGCACGCGCCGCTGCGCGACCTCCTGCAAGGCCGCCTGCGTGAACGCATAATCGAGCTCGCCGGCCAGCATCGCGTCGCGGCGCGGGGCAAAGATGCCGCGGCGCACGAGATCGGCGAGCGAGCGCGGCTCGAAGCGCCCTTCGAGCAGCTCGCCGAGGAGCGAGGGCCAGAACCTCCGGCCCGCGACGGCCGCGGCCTCGACGGCCTCGCTGAGCCGCGGTTCGAGCCGATCGAGGCGACCGAGGAGGAGCTGTTCGAGCGTCTCGGGCAGGCGCACGCTCGCCGCCCGCGACGAGGAGAGCCGCCACGTGCCCTCGCCGACGACGAGCACGCCCTCGTCGACGAGCTGGTGCACGGTCTCCTCGACGATCAGCGGCACGCCGCCCGCGAGCGCCGCGATCTGCCGCACGAGCCCCGCGGGGACGTCGATGAGCGCGCGGAGGACGTGCCGGATGAGCGCCTCGCACGCCTCGTGTTCGAGCGGCTCGACGGGGATCGTGACGACGCCCGAGGCATCCCGCAAAAACGAGAGTTCCGGCGCGGCGGCGCCCTCGGCGCGGCTGACGAGGACGAAGAGCGCGGGCGCGCCCGCGAGGCGCTCGATCACGTGGCCGAGGAGCGCCTTCGTGGTGGCCGTGGCCCACTCGAAGTCTTCGAGCAAGAAGAGCAGCGGCGTGCGCGTCGCGAGCCTGCGGTAGGCCTCGGCGACGGCATCGAAGAGGACTTTTTTCTGGGCCTCGTCGCCGGCCACGGCGTCCCGCTCGGCGGCCGCGTCGCCGCCGCCGCCCACGCCGAGGAGCTCGCCGAGCCTGCGGCCGAGCTCGATCTCGGCCTCGCCGAGCGTCGTGGGATCGACGGCGCAGTAGCGGCGGATGTAGTGGTCGAGCTTGGCGCGGACCTGCTCGGGGCCGTCGTCGTCGACGACACGCGCGCGGTGGCGGATGGCCTGGAGAAACGGCTCGTACGGGACGCCTTGCCCCGACGGGGTCGAGCGGCCCATCTCGAAGTAGTACGTCTCGCCCTCGCGCTCTTCGAGCTCCTCGACGAGGGCCATGCAGAGCCGGCTCTTGCCGACGCCCGCGGGCCCCGTGACGACGAGGACCTCGGGCTGCCGCTCCATGCGGGCCCGCGCGAGGACGGCGCGCAGGACGGAGAGCTCCTCGTCACGCCCGACGAGCGAGATGCGGACGCCGTGAATCTCGTTCGTGCCGAGGTACGCGGTGGACTTCTTCGACGCGACGCGACGGCCGGGGACCTCGGCGCCCGCGCTCGTGGTCTCGTAGAGGCCACGGACGCGGCGCAAGACGGCGTGCGTCGCGACAATCTCGCCGGAGGACGCGGCGCGCGCGAGGCCACGCGCCTCGAAGACGGGCGCGCCCGAGACGAAGGGCACGCCGCTGCCGCGGGGTTGCGTGGAGACGACGCGGCCGGCGTCGATGCCGAGGCGCACGCCGAGCCGGAACGAGGGCGGGAACGTGGGGTCGGAGGAGAGCGCGCCGAGGGCCGCGCGGAGCGAGAGGGCGGCGTCGAGGGCGCGCTCGGCGTCGTTCTCGGCGGCGCCCTCGGGCCCGAAGAGGCAAAGCGCGCGATCGGTGAAAGGCCCGATGGGCTCGCCGCCGTGGCGCGCGAGGACCTGTTCGAGGCGCGCGCCGACGACGGCGAGGCAGTCGAGGTGCTCTTCCAGATCGACCGAGGCGTCGAGCGCGCCGAGCGAGAGGTCGACGTAGAGGACCGTGGCGCTTCGGACCGAGCGCGCGTCCTTGGCCTCGCGGGGCGCCCACGCGCCCGAGCCGACTGCCGTGGGAAACGGACGCGACGCGCCTTCGAGGAGCGAGGTCACGCCCGGCAGGGGCCCGAGGGTCCCGTCGGCGCCAACGACGATCGTCTCGGAGAGCTCGATCGGCGCGGGCAACGACGCGCTCGCGGGTCGCTCGGCGAGGGTCGCCGCGCCCGCGCCGAAGGCTCGGAGTTCGCGGAGGAGCTCGTGCGTGAAGTGCTCGACGGTCTGGTAACGTTCGGCGGAGTTTGTCCGAAGGGCACGGCCGATGACGGCGTCGATGCCCGCGGAGAGGCCGAGGTCGGGGCGGAGGCGTGAAGGCAAGGTGAGGGTGCCTTCGAGGCGCACGGCGAAGAGGCGGGCGAGGCCGCCGGACTCGTCGAAGGGCCGCGCGCCCGTGAGCAGCTCGCAGGCCATGATGCCGAGCGCGTAGATGTCCGCGCGTCCGTCGATGTCGTTCGCCTCGATCTGCTCGGGCGCCATGTACGCGGGCGTGCCGCTCACCTGGCCGTCGACCGCGAGCTCCGGGCCTCCCTCGAGGCCAAACGCCTTGGCCACGCCGAAGTCGACGACCTTCACGAAGCACGCGTCACCCGCGAGGGTCGTGAGCAGGACGTTGCCTGGCTTCAAATCACGATGGACGATCCCGCTCCGGTGGGCCTCGGCGACGGCGCTGCCGACCTGGGCCATCACGTGGCCGACGAGCGAGGGTTCGAGGCGTCCCACGCGGCGCAGGCGCTCGTCGAGCGACTCGCCGCGTACGTACTCCATGACGATGTAGTGAAGCTCGGCCGAGGCGCTGCCGAAGGCGTGGACGACGACGACGTTCGGGTGGCTCAGGCGGGCGAGCAGGCGGGCTTCGCGGCGGAAGCGCGCGTCGGTCTCGAGGAGCGTGGAGAGCTCGGGGCGAAGGATCTTGATCGCGACGAACCGGTCGAGGGCGAGATCACTCGCGAGCAGGACCTCCCCCATCCCACCGGCGCCGAGGCGCTTGATGATCTGGTACTTCTGCCCGAGGACCGTGCCGGGGGTGAGTTTTGCCGTGTCGATGACGCCCCTCGCGAGCCCCGCGAGACCATCCCCCGATCCCCGTGGGCCGTTGCCGCTCGTCGTACCATACCGGCGCGCGCGGCGTCACGCGGGTCCTGGCGCGCGAGGGCGTGCGGCTCACTGAAAAAGAAACGAATGCCAGTACGCGAGGACCTCGCGGACGATGAACCAAGGCTCCTTCAAGAGGCGCCGGCTCATGCGCGCAGGCACCGTGTACACGGCCACGCCTGCGCGCTCGAAGAGCATCTTCACCCGCGGCTCGTGATAATAATGCGTCACCGCGATCGCCCGCGAAAACCCGTGGCGGCGCATCAAGAGCGCACCGTTCCGCGCCGTCCACGAGGACGTGACGCCCTCTTCGTCGAGGATCACGGAGGCCTCCGGCACGCCCGCCGCGACAGCACGCGCCCGCATCACGGCGGGCTCCGAAATCCCGTTGTGCTCGTCGATGGCGCCGCTCATCACGATCGCTCGCACGAGCCCCTGCTGGTGCAACCAGATCGCCTCGTCCACGCGATCCGAGAGCGCGAGCGAAGGCGTGCCGTCGTCCCACACGCGCGCTCCGAGCACGATCGCGCAGTCCGCGCGGCGCTCGTACCGCGTCGGCCCCAGCGTGACCATGAGCAGGAGCGGCATGGCCACGAAGCTCGCCGCCGTCACGGCCGCACACACGGCCGCGCGCCCGAGTGTCCATCGAGGACGCTCCGCGCGATCCATCGCGACGTTCGCCGCGAGCGCGCCGAGACAAACCAGGACGACCAGGGAAGCCGGGACAAACGCCGGGCCGTGGATCGCGCCGCGCGCGAGAACGCCGTAAAATGTGGCGACGTCGAGCGCAGCGAGCACGGCCCCGATCCCGAGGACGATCGCCCCGCCAAGGCGCGCCCACGCCGGGCGGATCGGCCGCGCCGCGTGCCAGAGGAGCGTGACGGCGGAGGCGAGTTCCAGGGCGCGGAAGATCGGCCGCGGAAGATCCGCGTCGCCGAGCCAGGTATGTGTGGAATCGAAGGGAGGCCGCACGGCCTCGCCCCCGAGGTTCAGGAGGGCGAGCAGGCCGACGGCGAGGCCCACGCCGCGCAAGGAGAAGGCAGCATGGGCGCGGAGACGAGAGGCGCGCGAGATCAGGTGATCGTGGGCGGGTTCGAGATGCGGGGCAAACGCGTGCTCGGCGACGCGCCGCTCTTCGAGGACGGCGCCGACTGCGAGCTCGCGCCGCCGTAGAGCGCCTGGATCGAGGCCGGCATGCGCGAGCCGGGCGGCATGGACGGGCGGCCCATCGGCGGACGGTACGAGGGACGCTTGACCGCGGGCAGGCGGTGCGCGCTGCCGCGACGCGAGAGCGGCGTGCGAAGCGAGAGCGGCGCGACCTCGTTCGCCGCGTCTTTCATGACCTTCGCAAGCACGCCGTAGACCGTGGCCCACGCTTCCTTGACCTCGGGCGTGAACGCCTCGCCGAGGCCCTTTTCCAGCGTCCACAGGAGCGCCGCGCCGACCGTGTCGTAGTGGTCGTCGCGAACACCGTACGCGAGATGGCGGCGACCGAGCGCCTGGACGGTCGGGATCAGCGCTTCGAGACGATCGAGCGCCTGGACCGCCACCTTCAGCGTGGACATGAGCTTCTTGCCCTGGTCCTTCATGTCGCCCCGGAAGAGGGGCTTGAGTGACGGATCGACCTCGAAGAGCCGACCATAAAACAGTCCGGCGGCCACGTCCGCGATCGGAGCGACCATCTCGAAGGTCTTCTGGACCAGAAGCTTCTGCTCGTTGTTCATCGTTTCCTCACGGCCAGCCCTGTTATCCGGGCGGAGAGATGCTTCGGCGACCACCAGCAGCGAAGACCTCTATCCAAGATCTGCGCCGACGTTTCACCCTAGCATGGGTCGGGCGCGTACCGACAGTATTTGTTGCGGGGACGCCAAGCGCGTGGTGTCCGTGATGCATCGGCAGCGCCCCGACGCGAGGCCCGCAACGTTTGCACCCGAACGACATGAATGTCGGTCCGAGGACGGAAACGTGCGCGGGAATCGGGGGGCGCGCCAGGATCAAACGGGGATGATGCCGCGCTTCTTGAAGGGCCGCTCGACGCGCTTGTGCCGCGCGAGCTCGAGGCCCCACGCGACGGCGCGCCGCGTGTCGCGAGGATCGATGACGTCGTCGATGAGGCCCCAGCCAGCGACCTTCATGATGTCGATGTTCTTCTGGAGCATGTCGACCATCTGCTGCTTGAGCTCCGGCGGCGGCGGCGCATCGCCGAAGAGCTTGCGCGCGGCGATGCCGAGCATGCCCTCGGGGCCCATCACGCTGATCTCGCTGGTCGGCCATCCGACGATGAGGTCCGGCTCGTAGGCGCGGCCGCACATCACGTAATAACCGGCGCCATAAGCCTTGCGCACGACGACCGTGACCTTGGGGACGGTCGCGGCGCTCATCACGTGCAGCATCTTCGCGCCGTGCCGGATGATGCCCTCGTGCTCGACCTTCGACCCGATCATGAAGCCGGGTACGTCCTGGAGGAACACGAGCGGGATGTTGAAGGCGTCGCAGATCTGCATGAACCGCGCGGCCTTGTCCGAGGAGTCGACGTCGAGCACGCCGCCCATGTGATTGGGCTGGTTCGCCACGATGCCGACGCTCTGGCCGCCGATGCGCGCGAGGCAGGTGATGATCTGCCGCGCGAAGCGGGGCTTGATGTCGAAATACTCGCCGTGGTCCACGAGCGCCGCGATGAGCTTGTACATGTCGTACGCCTTGCGCGGGTTCTCGGGGAGCAGGTCGAGCAGCGATTCCTCGCGCCGATCCGTGGGATCCGTCACGGCGATGCGCGGCGGCTCTTCCTCGCAATGGGACGGGAAGAACGAGAGGTATTTTTTGATCGCCGTGATGCATTCGGCGTCGTTCTTGTATTCGCCGTCGCCGACGCCGCTCTTCGTGGAATGGACCTTCGAGCCGCCGAGCTCCTGCTCGGAGATGTCCTCGCCGGTCATGGCCTTGACGAGCGGCGGACCGCCGAGGGCCATCGAGCCGATGTCCTTCACCATGGGAACGAAATCGGCGAGGCCCGGGATGTAGGCCGTGCCCGCGGCGCCGGGGCCGACCATGGCCGCGACCTGCGGGACGACGCCGCTCATGATGACCTGCTCGCGGAAGAGGTGGCCGCTGCCTGCGAAGAGCGAAATCGAGTCCGGGTGGCTCGCTCCCGGGTCGATACGCGCGCCCGCAGAATCGATGAACCACACGATGGGCCAGCGGCCGCGCAGGGCCATCTGGCGGAGGCGCGTGACCTTCTCCTCGCCGGTATGGCCAATGCTGCCGCCTTTGACCGTGAAATCGTACGCAGCGGCGCAGACCATGCGGCCGTCGACCTTGCCGAAGGCGCAGACGACGGCGTCGGCGGCCGGCCGATCCTTGCCGTCACCCGCGGCGAGGCCCATCTGCGTGCCGTGCATGCCGACCTCGAAATGGACGCCGTCGTCGAAGAACGCGGCGAGCCTCTCGCGGGCGGTCAGCTTGCCGCGCGAATGTTGCTTGGCGACCTTGTCCTCGCCGCCCATCTTGCGCACCTCGGCGCGCCGGGCCTCGAGGTCCTTCAAGAGCTCACGCATGTCCATGGGTCATTTACCCGTCCATTTGGGGGTGCGTTTTTCCAGGAACGCCATCAGGCCTTCCCGCGCGTCGTCCGTCGAGAGCACGGCGCCGAGGCGCTCGCGCAGCATCGGCAAGGCTTGTTCGAGCGTGAGATCGGCCTGCGCCGCGAACGCTTCGAGCCCGAGCTTCACGGTGATCGGGCTCTTCTGCGCAATCTGCCCCGTGATTCGCGCGATCTCGGCGTCGAGCCCGTCCGCGTCGACGGCCTTTCCGACGAGGCCGATCGCCGCTGCCTCGTCGGCCTCCAGTTTGTCGCCGAAGAGCATCATTTCGAGCAGGCGCCGCTGCGGCACGACGCGCGCGAGCACAGCCATGATCATCATCGGGAAGAGGCCCCGGTTGATCTCGGGCGTGCCGAGCTTGATCCCGCGCGCGGCGACCGCGAAATGGCAAGCCGCCACGAGCCCGACCCCGCCGCCCATCGCGACCCCGTTCACCCGCGCGACGAGCGGCTTCGGCGAACGCGTGAGCGCGAGCAGGAGATCTGCGTAATCCCCCTTCGGCGGCAATTCCGCCGACGGACCGGACGAGCTCATCTGCGTGAAATCACCGCCCGCGCAAAACGCGTCGCCCGCGCCCGTCAGGACGATCGAGCGCACCGAATCGTCGTTCGCCGCGTCTTCGAGCGCCCAGAGCAGCTCGTTCACCATGGCCGGGCCAATGGCGTTTTTCTTGGGCGGGTTCTTCAGGAAGATCCAGAGGGCGCCGTTTTCCTTCGCGGCGACCTCCAGGAATCCATAAGCACGCGCCGTCGTCATCGCGGCGCTCCGAGCGAGAGGATCTCCCGGGCCTCCTCGACCGTCGCCGGCCGCCGGCCCACGTCGCGCACGAGCCGCACCGCGGTCTCGACGAGCGGGCCATTCGAGGTCGCCATCTCGCCGTTCGGCAGATAAAGATGATCTTCGAGCCCGCAGCGGATGTTGCCGCCGAGCACGAGCGCCGCGGCGATCATGCGCCAGGCGCCGTGGCTGATCCCGATGACTTCCCACTCCGATCCGGCGGGCATGATCCTCGTCTGGAGCTGGAGCGACTCCACGTGCGCCGGAATGCCGCCGAGCACGTTCATGATGAACGAGAACTGGAGCGGCGGCCGGAGCACGCCCATGTCGAGCAGCGGCGCGATCCCGTTCGTGTGCCCCGTGTCGAAACACTCGAGCTCGGGCTTCACGCCCACCTCGTTCATCACCTCCAAGAGCTTGATGATCTTCGAATAGGTGTTCGGAAACACCATATCGAAATCAAATTGCTTGCGCTTGGGCGAGTATTTCGCGTAGTTCATCGTGCCCATGTTCAGGGCCGCGATCTCGGGCTTGCTCTCGCGCACGTACGTGCATTGATCGGTGACGTCGTCGAGAATCGTGCCCGTCGAGAAATTGAGGATGATCGGACAGCGGGCCCGGACCTCCTCCTTGATGCGGGCGAAGACGGCCGGGGAGAACGTCGGGCCGCCGTCGTCGTTCCGGGCGTGGATGTGCACGACCGAGGCGCCCGCGTCATAGGCGCGCTTGCATTCGTCGGCGATCTCCGCCGGCGTGTACGGGATGCCCGGGTTTTGCCTGCGATTGGCGAGGACGCCCGTGACGGCGCAGGTGACGACACAGATGTCGGGATCACGCACGCCGGGCTTCTTGGTCTCGCCTGTGAACGATTTCATGGCTTGTCCTCCTCCGCTCCCGCGCGGGGAGCGCCTTGCGCCTCGGATACGCGGCCCTCGACATGCGAGACGACGCGCTTTTGCAGCTTGGTCAGGACCCGGAGCAAATGTTCGAGATCGCTCTGCGACAAATCCGTCAGCGCGCTCCGGAAGATCTCCATGGGCTCGACCTGAATCTCGCGCGCGAGCTTCTGGCCTTTTTCGCTCAGACGGATGTAAACGACGCGCCGATCCGTGGTCGAGCGCTCGCGCTTGACGAGCCCCTCACGCTCCATGCGGTCGATGATCCCCGTCACCGTGCTGTTCTGCGCGCGGATGCGCTCGGACAGGGACGACAAGGACAGATCGCCGAGCTCCTGCAAGAGCTTGATGACGGTGAGCTGCGGGCCTGTGAGCCCAAACTGCGCCGCCAGGCCCTTCGTCAGGCGGCGCGACTCGGTGTAGAGGTAGATGATCGTCTCGACGATCGCATCCACCTCGGGCTTGGTATCGGGAGGGAGGGAGGCCGCCACGGATGTTTCGTGTACGAAATATTCGGAGCGCAGCCAGTTGTCAAGGGAGGAGTTCTAGCAAGCTCGCTCACGCCCCGAACGGCCGAAGCCCTCTCGCCCGCGTCCGGGCGAGCCGTTCGAGGAACTGCTTGCGGGTGAGGACGATGGCGCCGAGCGCCTTCATGTGTGGCGTCATCACCTGGATGTCGATCCAATCGCAGCCCGCCTCGCCGAGGTGATCCACGAGATACAAAAGCGCGATCTTCGACGCATTCGGCGTGAGGTGGAACATGCTCTCCGCCGAGAAATACCCCTCGACGCAAACGCCATAAATGCCGCCCACGAGCACCTCCTCCACGTCCCACACCTCGACGCTGTGCGCGAAGCCGAGCCGGTGCATCTCCTTGTAGGCGTCCATGAGCTCCTGCGTGATCCACGTGCCGTCCTGCCCGGGACGCGGGACCTCGGCGCAGCGCTCGATGACCGCGTCGAATCCTCGGTTCACCGTGCAGCGGAGCGGGGTCTTCCGGAGCTCGCGGCGGAGGCTGCGCGAGAGGTGGAGGAACGAGAAATCGAGGATCGCCCGTTCTTTCGGGCAAAACCAGGGCAGGACATCGAGCCCGTCGATCGGCCAGGGAAAAACCCCGCGCCGGTACGCCTCGACGAGCACACGCGGCTCCAGGCTGCCGCCCACGGCCACGATGTCGTCGGCGTCGATGCTCATGCTCAATCTTCCCGGACGCGGGCCATCCAAGCGCCAAACCCCCCGCGGGTCAAGCCTTTGCCAGCGGCCAAATCCAGCTTATAGGCCAGCATCGTGCCCGTCTTCGAGAAACGTACCCGCATCCAAGCCCCGCCCGAGGTGGTCTTCGCCTTCCACGAGCGCCCGGACGCGCTGAACCTCCTCCTGCCGCCGTGGGAGCATGCCCGCATCCTCGAACGAAGCGGTGGCCTGGAGAAGGGCGCGCGAACCGTGATCGAGACCTACATCGGGCCCGTGAAGCAGCGCCTCGTGGCCGTTCACACGGCGTACGAACAAGGGCGGATGTTCCAGGATACGGTGATCGAAGGACCGTTCGCCCGGTGGGTCCACACGCACACGATGGAGCCGGACGGAGAAGGCGGGACCTTCCTCGTCGACCACATCGATTACGCGCTGCCGCTCGGCCCGCTCGGCGCCCTGTTCGGCGGCGCGTTCGCGCGGCGGAAGCTCGAAAAGATGTTCGAATTCCGCCACGCCGTGACGAAAAAAGCCTGCGAGGGTTGAGGGGTCGTCGACGCTGGGGGCTCCGCTCCGCAAGCGGAGCTGTGCCCCCAAACCCCCCGTCAGCGTTTGTCCGGCGAACCGGCGCCGCTGCCTTTCTCGATCGCCGAGAGCTCGAGGAGCACGGCCTTGACGCGCGGATCCTCGGGATCGAGCGCCTGGGCTTTTTCGTACGCCTCGCGCGCCTCCACGAGCTTGCGTTGCTTGGCGAGGGCATTGCCGAGGTTCACCCACGCGCTTACGAGCGCCGGATCGAGCGCGAGCGCCTCGCGGTAGATGACCTTCGCGCGTTCGAGGTCGCCCTTCTGCGCCATCGCATACCCGAGGTTCGAACGGTACGTGGCGCGGCGCGGATCCCGCGCGACCGCCGTCTCCAGGCACCGGATCGCGCGATCCGTGTCGTTCAGGGTCAGCAGCGCGGTGCCGAGGTCGTTCTGCACGCGGGCATCGTTCGGGGCGAGGCGCGCGGCGCGCTCGTACGCGCGGACGGCCTGTTCTCGCCGGCCGAGCGCGAGCAGCGCGGTGCCCAGGTTCGTCTGTCGTTCGGCCACGCCGGGCTCGATTTCGGCGGCGCGTTCGAGCTCGCGGACCGCCGGTTCGAGTTGCCCCGTGGCAACGAGCCCGACCCCGAGCGCGGAGTGCGCCTCGGCGTCGTTTGGCGCGAGCTCGGCGGCCTTGCGCAAGGCCGCGAGCGCGGAATCCGCGCGGCCGAGGACGAGGAGCGCGCGGCCGAGCTCGAGGTGCGCCGGCGCGTAGGAGAGCTCTTTTTGAAGGACGCCTTCGAGATCCTTCACCGCCTGGATCAATCCGGGGTGCGTGGGCGCGGCGCCGTAATCGACGGGCGCGTCCTCGGCGGAGAGGCGCGTGCGGACGAGCCCGACGATCGGCGCGGGATCCTTCGGCGCGAGCGTCTTCGCCTTCTTGTACGCCTTCTCCGCCGCTGAAAAATCCCCCCGCGCGTGCGCCTCGTCGCCCTCGGCGAGCGCCTTGTCCGCGGGCGTCCCCGTCCCGCGCGCGAGCTTCGCCGGCGGCGGCTGCGCGGCTTCCTCGCTGGAAACGGGCGCATCGAGCGGGACACCGGAGCCCGGAGACGGCGCCGCGGGCGCGGAAGCGGACGCAGAAGCAGGCACGGGAACGGTTGCGGACGTGGGTACGGAAGCGGCTACAGAAACACTTCCATAAGTGACAGGCGGCAGCGGCTCGGGAGGCGGCGGAGGGGGCGGCGTGGCGGGGCCGCAGGCGGCGAGGATCACGAGCGTGATCACGCCACCGCGGCTGGCTCGAATCTTCATCACAACTTGTACGGGGTCATCGAATGCTCTTTGCCGTCATAACGCAGGAGCACGGGCTTGTTGTCGAGCCGCGTCGCCACGGCCACAGGCCGCTTCCAGCAGCGGACGAGCGAGACGAGCGTCTCACGCGCGTAATCGGCCCGCAGGTCGACGCCGCCGTGCTGGTGCTCGAGGAGCAGCTCGCCGCGGTTCTGGTGGTTCGCGTCGATCACGCGGATGTAGGGATCACCGAAATTCGTGAGCGAA
Protein-coding sequences here:
- a CDS encoding serine/threonine-protein kinase, with protein sequence MDTAKLTPGTVLGQKYQIIKRLGAGGMGEVLLASDLALDRFVAIKILRPELSTLLETDARFRREARLLARLSHPNVVVVHAFGSASAELHYIVMEYVRGESLDERLRRVGRLEPSLVGHVMAQVGSAVAEAHRSGIVHRDLKPGNVLLTTLAGDACFVKVVDFGVAKAFGLEGGPELAVDGQVSGTPAYMAPEQIEANDIDGRADIYALGIMACELLTGARPFDESGGLARLFAVRLEGTLTLPSRLRPDLGLSAGIDAVIGRALRTNSAERYQTVEHFTHELLRELRAFGAGAATLAERPASASLPAPIELSETIVVGADGTLGPLPGVTSLLEGASRPFPTAVGSGAWAPREAKDARSVRSATVLYVDLSLGALDASVDLEEHLDCLAVVGARLEQVLARHGGEPIGPFTDRALCLFGPEGAAENDAERALDAALSLRAALGALSSDPTFPPSFRLGVRLGIDAGRVVSTQPRGSGVPFVSGAPVFEARGLARAASSGEIVATHAVLRRVRGLYETTSAGAEVPGRRVASKKSTAYLGTNEIHGVRISLVGRDEELSVLRAVLARARMERQPEVLVVTGPAGVGKSRLCMALVEELEEREGETYYFEMGRSTPSGQGVPYEPFLQAIRHRARVVDDDGPEQVRAKLDHYIRRYCAVDPTTLGEAEIELGRRLGELLGVGGGGDAAAERDAVAGDEAQKKVLFDAVAEAYRRLATRTPLLFLLEDFEWATATTKALLGHVIERLAGAPALFVLVSRAEGAAAPELSFLRDASGVVTIPVEPLEHEACEALIRHVLRALIDVPAGLVRQIAALAGGVPLIVEETVHQLVDEGVLVVGEGTWRLSSSRAASVRLPETLEQLLLGRLDRLEPRLSEAVEAAAVAGRRFWPSLLGELLEGRFEPRSLADLVRRGIFAPRRDAMLAGELDYAFTQAALQEVAQRRVPKARRRALHRAAALWLERATGGSPGPHDDLIGHHFREAGELALALPYKRRAAERAMRTHAIEEAVRMLEASREILLEMPSSAMDAPARLGELLSLAGSLAHELVLAGSLARAIEVADDALARAADLGDRADEKARVAIEKGWALQHLSRYADARESFVLAGQWLGEDESLLALRALTGAMGASVHLGDHRASADHLRRVLESHEKGDAAARTQEWERALSSAYRVLGNGYLHTGRYDEGEPTYQRAIERAIAANAPVEAVDAYNGLAALHYFRGRLDLAESTWREALEQTERWDLVQHRSIILSNVGELELARGDARAAIRTLSRAEVLHERLGSLRGLAEAHRALAECHLVTGELDAAKGHAERCIELADRVSSPYMRGTARRTMARVLHASAKGDDALRAEATRFLDESISIFESANMNKLAEETRALAASLSV
- a CDS encoding YdcF family protein, giving the protein MGLAVGLLALLNLGGEAVRPPFDSTHTWLGDADLPRPIFRALELASAVTLLWHAARPIRPAWARLGGAIVLGIGAVLAALDVATFYGVLARGAIHGPAFVPASLVVLVCLGALAANVAMDRAERPRWTLGRAAVCAAVTAASFVAMPLLLMVTLGPTRYERRADCAIVLGARVWDDGTPSLALSDRVDEAIWLHQQGLVRAIVMSGAIDEHNGISEPAVMRARAVAAGVPEASVILDEEGVTSSWTARNGALLMRRHGFSRAIAVTHYYHEPRVKMLFERAGVAVYTVPARMSRRLLKEPWFIVREVLAYWHSFLFQ
- a CDS encoding globin family protein, which encodes MNNEQKLLVQKTFEMVAPIADVAAGLFYGRLFEVDPSLKPLFRGDMKDQGKKLMSTLKVAVQALDRLEALIPTVQALGRRHLAYGVRDDHYDTVGAALLWTLEKGLGEAFTPEVKEAWATVYGVLAKVMKDAANEVAPLSLRTPLSRRGSAHRLPAVKRPSYRPPMGRPSMPPGSRMPASIQALYGGASSQSAPSSKSGASPSTRLPRISNPPTIT
- a CDS encoding acyl-CoA carboxylase subunit beta, coding for MRELLKDLEARRAEVRKMGGEDKVAKQHSRGKLTARERLAAFFDDGVHFEVGMHGTQMGLAAGDGKDRPAADAVVCAFGKVDGRMVCAAAYDFTVKGGSIGHTGEEKVTRLRQMALRGRWPIVWFIDSAGARIDPGASHPDSISLFAGSGHLFREQVIMSGVVPQVAAMVGPGAAGTAYIPGLADFVPMVKDIGSMALGGPPLVKAMTGEDISEQELGGSKVHSTKSGVGDGEYKNDAECITAIKKYLSFFPSHCEEEPPRIAVTDPTDRREESLLDLLPENPRKAYDMYKLIAALVDHGEYFDIKPRFARQIITCLARIGGQSVGIVANQPNHMGGVLDVDSSDKAARFMQICDAFNIPLVFLQDVPGFMIGSKVEHEGIIRHGAKMLHVMSAATVPKVTVVVRKAYGAGYYVMCGRAYEPDLIVGWPTSEISVMGPEGMLGIAARKLFGDAPPPPELKQQMVDMLQKNIDIMKVAGWGLIDDVIDPRDTRRAVAWGLELARHKRVERPFKKRGIIPV